GGGGTGCCCGCGACGGACGGCCCTGGTGTGCGGGGGTCCATTCCCCTACCGCTCCCTGGGGCCTCACCGACCCGGTCCGCTTTATCACTCTCAAGCTGTGAGTGCTAACGCCAATGATTAGCACTCCGGGTGGTCGAGTGCAAGCCCAATCGCCAACCCGCGAGCCGCACTCCGAGCCCCGCGCGACCCCCTCGCGCACCCCTCGTGAACGCCGACGAGCCCGTACGACGCATGTCGTACGGGCCCGTCGAGAAGCGAGTGGTCACCAGCCGTGGGCCGCGCCGAGCTCCTGGAAGCCGAAGGGGGTCAGACCGCGCGGACCATGTCCGCCTGCGGGCCCTTCTGTCCCTGGGAGATCTCGAACTCGACCCGCTGGCCCTCCTCGAGGGTGCGGTAGCCGTCCATCTGGATCGCGCTGTAGTGGACGAAGACGTCCGCACCACCGTCGACCGCGATGAAGCCGTAGCCCTTCTCCGCGTTGAACCACTTGACGGTGCCCTGAGCCATTCCGAACTCCCCTAGTGCTGTGCTGGCCCTTCACGCGCCC
The nucleotide sequence above comes from Streptomyces kaniharaensis. Encoded proteins:
- a CDS encoding cold-shock protein gives rise to the protein MAQGTVKWFNAEKGYGFIAVDGGADVFVHYSAIQMDGYRTLEEGQRVEFEISQGQKGPQADMVRAV